In one Leptotrichia sp. oral taxon 215 str. W9775 genomic region, the following are encoded:
- a CDS encoding LD-carboxypeptidase: protein MIFPEPLKKGDNVFLFCPSSPIIPEEDIEKCKKVIIDLGFNPVIGKSLYENYGGYMAGKAEIRIEDLHEAFSRKDIKGIFCVKGGYSASQLLDKIDYELIKTNPKVFVGYSDVTNLHIVFNQKCNLGTYHGPMVKSNMINDFNDYTKTSFFEAMEKNETKYEEPENMPLSILTEGSSPSENISGVLTGGNMAIIVTTLGTQYEIDTKDKILFLEDVDEEIGSLNRMLTHLKYAGKFSDCKAVVFGNFVACKNTYTKENQHYELLELLKDFFADYDKPVIYGMESGHKKPYMFTLPLGAKCSINLQNKEILFEK, encoded by the coding sequence ATGATATTTCCCGAACCATTGAAAAAAGGAGATAATGTATTCTTATTTTGTCCTTCTTCACCTATAATTCCTGAAGAAGATATAGAAAAATGTAAAAAAGTTATAATAGATTTGGGATTCAATCCTGTTATTGGAAAGAGTTTATACGAAAACTACGGAGGATATATGGCCGGAAAGGCTGAAATCCGTATTGAAGATTTGCATGAAGCTTTTTCACGGAAGGATATTAAAGGAATATTCTGTGTAAAGGGCGGTTATTCAGCTTCACAGCTTTTAGATAAAATCGACTATGAGCTGATAAAAACTAATCCTAAAGTTTTTGTAGGATACAGTGATGTTACAAACCTTCACATTGTCTTCAACCAGAAATGTAACCTTGGAACTTACCATGGACCAATGGTAAAATCAAATATGATAAATGATTTCAATGACTATACAAAGACTTCTTTCTTTGAAGCTATGGAAAAGAATGAGACAAAGTATGAAGAACCTGAAAATATGCCACTTTCTATTCTTACAGAAGGAAGTTCACCTTCAGAGAACATAAGCGGTGTCCTTACAGGAGGAAATATGGCAATTATAGTCACTACTCTGGGAACTCAATACGAAATAGATACTAAAGATAAAATACTGTTTCTGGAAGATGTTGATGAAGAAATAGGATCTCTGAACAGAATGCTTACTCATTTGAAATATGCAGGAAAATTCAGTGACTGTAAGGCTGTTGTTTTTGGAAATTTTGTGGCATGTAAAAATACATATACTAAAGAAAATCAGCATTATGAACTATTGGAGCTTTTAAAGGATTTCTTTGCTGACTATGATAAACCTGTTATTTACGGAATGGAATCAGGTCACAAAAAGCCATATATGTTTACATTGCCTTTAGGTGCAAAGTGCAGCATAAACCTTCAGAACAAAGAAATACTTTTTGAAAAGTAG
- a CDS encoding dipeptidase — MFFDMHADLWTDNLWEYEKGKNDVIRRKYKDRFIEGGVFGGIFVIYLNAFKDPKPEETFFRSLRAMSEELYHARDLVHVIKNPEDFEKAKSQNKFATLLGIEGLPGIGSNLDYIYLLERMGIRHIGLTWNEQNAFATGQRGDKDRGLTDLGVKAVEIIENLGILLDLSHANDKTFWDVAKYAKKPFFASHSNSRTLCPAMRNLTDDQILCIGERNGMVGMNSYHGFVSDKEDEKNLDTLLNHMEYVAEKIGIDKVGFGFDFAEYYNVPGVDEDEGLKGVYDITEAKNVAAALKKRGYSDEDIEKVSYKNFISFFERIRNGIK; from the coding sequence ATGTTTTTTGATATGCATGCAGATTTATGGACAGATAATCTGTGGGAATATGAAAAGGGAAAAAATGACGTTATAAGAAGAAAATATAAAGATAGATTTATAGAAGGAGGAGTTTTTGGAGGTATTTTTGTAATATATTTAAATGCTTTTAAGGATCCGAAACCTGAAGAAACTTTCTTCAGAAGCCTTCGTGCAATGAGTGAGGAACTTTATCATGCAAGGGATTTAGTACATGTCATAAAAAATCCTGAAGACTTTGAAAAAGCGAAATCTCAAAATAAATTTGCTACACTTTTAGGAATTGAAGGACTTCCTGGAATTGGGTCAAACCTTGATTATATCTATCTTCTTGAAAGAATGGGAATAAGACACATAGGACTCACATGGAATGAACAGAATGCTTTTGCAACAGGTCAGAGAGGGGATAAAGACAGGGGACTGACTGATTTAGGTGTAAAAGCTGTTGAAATTATTGAAAATCTGGGAATTCTTCTTGATCTTTCCCATGCAAATGACAAAACCTTCTGGGATGTTGCAAAATACGCTAAAAAACCTTTTTTTGCTTCACATTCCAACTCCAGAACTCTTTGCCCGGCAATGAGAAACCTTACTGATGACCAGATACTTTGTATAGGCGAAAGAAATGGAATGGTGGGAATGAACAGCTATCATGGATTTGTAAGTGACAAGGAAGATGAAAAAAATCTGGATACATTGCTGAACCATATGGAATATGTTGCAGAAAAAATAGGAATTGACAAAGTTGGATTTGGATTTGATTTTGCTGAATACTACAACGTGCCCGGAGTAGACGAAGACGAAGGTTTAAAAGGCGTTTATGATATTACAGAAGCTAAAAATGTAGCAGCCGCCTTGAAAAAACGTGGATATTCAGATGAAGATATTGAAAAGGTATCATATAAGAACTTTATTTCTTTCTTTGAAAGAATAAGAAATGGTATAAAATAG
- a CDS encoding gamma-glutamyl-gamma-aminobutyrate hydrolase family protein, translating into MRKPLIGITSSYEHNPESENAYKTSVSIDYSRAIMEAGGIPVVLPVHDNIEVVREQISHLDGLLLSGGVDSDPALYGEDSLQEIGVISPERDKFEIMLLEEYLKTNKPILAICRGLQLTNIYFGGTLYQDIKYVDTQIQHRQKWHLYLPTHNIDILGKDNILYEIFGEKTRVNSFHHQMIKDLAEGLTPIAKSSDGVIEALQKKDHPFYYATQWHPEMMSVRGNEGMKKIFDKFVEACK; encoded by the coding sequence ATGAGAAAACCACTTATAGGAATAACTTCTTCCTATGAACATAACCCTGAATCAGAAAATGCTTACAAAACAAGCGTTTCTATAGATTATAGCCGTGCAATTATGGAAGCGGGAGGTATTCCTGTTGTTTTGCCGGTTCACGATAATATTGAAGTTGTAAGGGAGCAGATTTCACATCTGGATGGACTTCTTCTATCAGGAGGAGTTGATTCTGACCCTGCTTTATATGGAGAAGATAGCTTACAGGAAATTGGAGTTATTTCACCTGAAAGGGATAAATTTGAAATAATGCTGCTGGAAGAGTATTTGAAAACTAATAAACCAATTTTAGCAATATGCCGTGGGTTACAACTTACAAACATATATTTTGGTGGTACACTTTACCAGGATATAAAATATGTGGACACACAGATTCAGCATAGACAGAAATGGCATCTTTATTTGCCTACCCACAATATTGACATTCTTGGAAAAGATAATATTTTATATGAAATTTTTGGAGAAAAAACAAGGGTAAATTCCTTCCATCATCAGATGATAAAAGATTTAGCTGAAGGTCTTACTCCTATTGCAAAATCTTCTGACGGAGTTATTGAAGCCCTTCAGAAAAAAGATCACCCTTTCTACTATGCGACTCAGTGGCATCCGGAAATGATGTCTGTAAGAGGAAATGAAGGAATGAAGAAAATTTTTGATAAGTTTGTAGAGGCTTGCAAATAA
- a CDS encoding flavodoxin → MKKILTLLVVILGIFVSCSNEKTEKTDSSAKEGSKKILVVYFSATGNTKRIAQIIASDKNADIFEIVPESPYTAEDLNSKNPDSKAAKEKADKSIRPKIKNSVENFNQYDVVFLGYPIWWGEAPRIMNTFVESNDFNGKTVIPFVTSGSSEIGTSPNPLKEKTKGAAWKEGKRFSGSSSEADVKKWIKGLGL, encoded by the coding sequence ATGAAAAAGATTTTAACGTTATTAGTTGTAATTTTAGGAATTTTTGTAAGCTGTTCAAATGAAAAAACAGAAAAAACAGACTCTTCTGCCAAAGAAGGTTCAAAAAAAATATTGGTTGTATATTTTTCGGCAACTGGAAATACAAAAAGAATAGCACAGATTATTGCGTCAGATAAAAATGCAGATATTTTTGAAATTGTTCCGGAAAGTCCATATACGGCAGAAGATTTGAATTCTAAAAATCCTGACAGCAAGGCGGCTAAGGAAAAAGCGGATAAATCTATAAGACCGAAGATAAAAAATAGTGTAGAAAATTTTAACCAGTATGATGTTGTATTTCTTGGATATCCAATCTGGTGGGGAGAAGCTCCCAGAATAATGAACACTTTTGTTGAAAGCAATGATTTTAATGGAAAAACAGTTATTCCATTCGTTACTTCAGGAAGCAGTGAAATAGGAACAAGTCCTAATCCGTTGAAGGAAAAGACAAAAGGGGCAGCTTGGAAGGAAGGTAAAAGATTCAGTGGATCCAGTTCAGAAGCAGATGTAAAGAAATGGATAAAAGGATTGGGATTGTAA
- the ybaK gene encoding Cys-tRNA(Pro) deacylase, with protein sequence MKDKKEKIHKTNALRQLDKNKIPYIIHTYEWSENKSGGLGVAEHFPELAERIFKTIVLKGKSKSLYVCVIHGEAHLDLKKVAKACGEKNIDLLPLSELEKETGYVRGGCSPVGMKKLYDTFFDMEAEKFDKIIVSAGKRGLQMEVETEKLIHIINGKITELKLEEEDV encoded by the coding sequence ATGAAAGATAAAAAAGAAAAAATACATAAAACAAATGCTCTTAGACAGTTGGATAAAAATAAGATTCCGTATATTATTCATACTTATGAATGGAGTGAAAATAAAAGTGGAGGACTTGGAGTTGCTGAACATTTTCCTGAACTTGCAGAAAGAATTTTTAAAACTATTGTATTAAAGGGAAAAAGCAAGTCCCTATATGTCTGTGTAATTCATGGAGAAGCTCATCTTGACCTGAAAAAAGTTGCAAAAGCATGTGGTGAAAAGAATATTGACCTTCTTCCCCTTTCAGAACTTGAAAAGGAAACTGGATATGTTCGTGGCGGATGTTCTCCTGTCGGAATGAAAAAATTATACGATACATTCTTTGATATGGAAGCAGAAAAATTTGATAAAATAATAGTTTCAGCAGGAAAAAGAGGTTTACAGATGGAAGTTGAAACTGAAAAACTAATTCATATAATAAATGGGAAAATCACTGAACTGAAACTTGAGGAAGAGGACGTCTAA
- a CDS encoding zinc ribbon domain-containing protein YjdM, with protein sequence MSLPKCPKCGSEYTYEDGSMLVCPECFYEWTLEDNSANEENVVKDANGNILQNGDSVTIIKDLKVKGASNDLKRGTKVKNIRLIDDGIHNIDCKIDGFGAMKLKSEFVKKN encoded by the coding sequence ATGAGTTTACCAAAATGCCCAAAATGTGGTTCTGAATATACATATGAAGACGGAAGTATGTTAGTCTGCCCGGAATGTTTTTATGAGTGGACATTGGAAGACAATAGTGCAAATGAAGAAAATGTTGTAAAGGATGCAAATGGAAATATATTGCAAAATGGAGACAGTGTGACAATAATTAAGGATTTAAAAGTAAAAGGTGCATCAAATGATCTAAAAAGAGGTACAAAAGTAAAAAATATAAGATTAATAGATGACGGAATCCACAATATTGACTGTAAAATTGATGGATTTGGAGCGATGAAGTTAAAATCAGAATTTGTTAAGAAAAATTAA
- a CDS encoding protein-ADP-ribose hydrolase — MEKNKEQEKRLDYLLEELKADSVEYKDIEIPEDINGKRCILRSLMNVRMPKKMSDSVLKVQDEYLSVCTEEKGIVRLSDIPVTKGNISIWQGDITRLEVDAIVNAANSQMLGCFIPMHMCIDNQIHTYAGVQLREECSHKMEELRAEYGNDYEQPTSIPMITAAYNLPAKNVIHVVGPIVSNRLTPELEQKLADCYTNVLNMCLEKKLKSVAFCCISTGVFRFPNKRAAEIAVKTVKEWSLEHPEAMERIIFNVFKEEDKKYYEEIL, encoded by the coding sequence ATGGAAAAGAATAAAGAACAGGAAAAAAGGCTTGATTATCTTTTAGAAGAACTTAAAGCTGATTCAGTTGAATATAAAGATATAGAAATTCCAGAAGATATAAATGGAAAACGTTGTATTTTAAGGTCCTTGATGAATGTCCGTATGCCTAAGAAAATGTCAGATTCAGTATTGAAGGTGCAAGATGAATATTTATCTGTCTGTACTGAAGAAAAAGGCATTGTGCGGCTTTCAGATATTCCTGTAACTAAAGGGAATATTTCTATATGGCAGGGAGATATTACAAGGCTTGAAGTGGATGCCATAGTAAATGCGGCAAATTCTCAAATGTTAGGATGTTTTATACCGATGCATATGTGCATTGATAATCAGATTCATACTTATGCAGGAGTACAGCTTAGGGAAGAATGTAGTCATAAAATGGAAGAATTAAGGGCTGAATATGGAAATGATTATGAACAGCCAACATCTATTCCTATGATTACAGCTGCTTATAATCTTCCTGCAAAAAATGTAATTCATGTAGTCGGTCCGATAGTAAGCAATAGACTTACACCAGAATTAGAACAGAAATTGGCAGATTGCTATACAAATGTTTTAAATATGTGTCTGGAAAAAAAATTGAAAAGTGTGGCATTTTGCTGCATTTCAACTGGAGTGTTCCGTTTTCCAAATAAAAGGGCGGCAGAAATAGCTGTAAAAACAGTTAAGGAATGGTCTTTGGAACATCCGGAGGCTATGGAAAGAATAATTTTCAATGTTTTTAAAGAGGAGGATAAAAAATATTATGAAGAAATCTTATAA
- a CDS encoding pentapeptide repeat-containing protein, with product MRIDLSWKYAILWNCNFTNTDFYNCKFCKR from the coding sequence ATTAGGATTGATTTATCATGGAAATATGCAATTTTATGGAATTGTAATTTTACAAATACCGATTTTTATAATTGCAAATTTTGTAAAAGATGA
- a CDS encoding Rrf2 family transcriptional regulator gives MQISSRFTIALHIFACVEVFGDEYRITSDFLAGSINTNPVIIRKILTKLKSAGLIKVARGTGGIEVTKPLKEITFYDVYVAIEPLENNELFNFHKNPNPECPVGKNIHKLLDNKLETIQKAMENEMRKYTLEGLGSEISGILEKKY, from the coding sequence ATGCAGATATCAAGCAGATTTACGATAGCACTACATATTTTTGCATGTGTAGAGGTATTTGGAGATGAGTACAGAATTACAAGTGATTTTCTTGCTGGAAGTATAAATACGAATCCTGTTATTATAAGAAAAATTTTGACAAAATTAAAAAGTGCGGGATTGATAAAAGTTGCAAGAGGAACTGGAGGAATTGAAGTGACAAAACCTCTAAAGGAAATAACATTTTATGATGTATATGTGGCGATAGAACCATTGGAAAATAACGAACTGTTCAATTTTCATAAAAATCCAAATCCAGAATGTCCTGTGGGGAAAAATATTCATAAATTGCTTGATAATAAACTGGAAACAATACAGAAGGCTATGGAAAATGAGATGAGAAAATATACGCTGGAAGGTCTTGGAAGTGAAATTAGTGGAATTTTAGAAAAGAAGTATTAA
- a CDS encoding Txe/YoeB family addiction module toxin: MNLTWTDIAWGQYEEWQKQDKKMVKKINEIIKDIKRNGNEGIGKPEPLKHELSGYWSRRITDKHRFIYKLTETSIVVIACANHYEY; this comes from the coding sequence ATGAATTTGACATGGACAGATATTGCATGGGGGCAATATGAAGAATGGCAGAAACAGGATAAAAAAATGGTCAAAAAAATAAATGAAATAATAAAAGACATCAAAAGGAATGGCAATGAAGGGATAGGGAAGCCAGAGCCTTTAAAGCATGAACTGAGTGGATACTGGAGCAGAAGAATTACAGATAAGCACAGGTTTATATATAAACTGACAGAAACAAGTATAGTAGTTATTGCCTGTGCAAATCATTATGAATACTAA
- a CDS encoding type II toxin-antitoxin system Phd/YefM family antitoxin, whose protein sequence is MIATNYSNVRNNLKKYCDKATDDYETVIITRKNDKNVVLMSEEEYNNLMENLYIMSNKKYYNELLKSKAEAEAGNVQIHDIIEVE, encoded by the coding sequence ATGATAGCTACAAATTATTCAAATGTGAGAAACAATTTAAAAAAATATTGTGATAAGGCAACTGATGATTATGAAACAGTCATTATAACAAGAAAAAATGACAAAAACGTGGTACTGATGAGTGAAGAGGAATATAACAATTTGATGGAAAATCTTTATATTATGTCAAATAAGAAATATTATAATGAGCTGTTAAAAAGTAAAGCGGAAGCGGAAGCGGGGAATGTACAAATACATGATATAATTGAGGTGGAATAA
- a CDS encoding Gfo/Idh/MocA family protein gives MEEKIEKELKWAVLGTGVIANEMAQALEKMGKKLYAVANRTHSKAVEFAKKYGVEKVYDKIEDMFTDEETDIIYITTPHNTHIKFMIEALKNGKHVLCEKSITLNSEELEEAVKIAKEKNLILGEAMTIFNMPLYTELSEIVNSGKLGDVRMIQVNFGSYKEYDMNNRFFNRNLAGGALLDIGVYAISITRLFMTSKPDNVLSQVKYAPTGVDEQASIIMMNKEQQMSTIALTLHSKQPKRVVIACEKAYIEITEYPRADKAKIVYTETGEIEEITAGMTENALQYELQNMEESVKTGINKMKLEYTIDVMDIMTKLRKEWGMTYPEEE, from the coding sequence GTGGAAGAAAAAATAGAAAAAGAATTAAAATGGGCTGTTCTGGGAACAGGCGTAATTGCAAATGAAATGGCACAGGCACTTGAAAAAATGGGGAAGAAACTTTATGCAGTAGCAAACAGGACACATAGTAAGGCTGTGGAATTCGCCAAAAAATATGGTGTTGAAAAAGTTTATGATAAAATAGAAGATATGTTTACAGATGAAGAAACTGATATAATTTACATTACAACTCCTCATAATACACATATAAAATTTATGATAGAAGCACTTAAAAATGGGAAACACGTATTATGTGAAAAATCAATTACACTAAATAGCGAAGAACTTGAAGAAGCAGTAAAAATTGCAAAGGAAAAAAATCTTATTCTCGGAGAAGCAATGACAATTTTCAATATGCCCCTTTATACTGAACTTTCAGAAATTGTAAACTCAGGTAAACTGGGTGATGTAAGAATGATACAGGTTAATTTTGGAAGTTACAAGGAATATGATATGAATAACAGATTTTTCAACAGAAATCTGGCAGGAGGGGCATTGCTTGATATAGGAGTTTATGCTATTTCCATTACAAGACTGTTTATGACTTCAAAACCTGATAATGTGCTTTCACAGGTTAAGTATGCACCAACAGGAGTAGATGAACAGGCAAGTATAATTATGATGAACAAGGAACAGCAGATGTCAACAATAGCGCTTACACTTCATTCAAAACAGCCGAAAAGAGTTGTAATCGCATGTGAGAAGGCGTATATAGAAATTACCGAATATCCAAGGGCTGATAAGGCTAAAATAGTTTATACCGAAACTGGTGAAATTGAAGAAATTACAGCAGGAATGACAGAAAATGCACTTCAGTATGAACTTCAGAATATGGAGGAATCTGTAAAAACAGGAATTAACAAAATGAAGCTGGAATATACAATAGATGTTATGGATATTATGACAAAATTACGTAAGGAATGGGGAATGACCTATCCTGAAGAGGAATAG
- a CDS encoding RNA-binding domain-containing protein, with protein sequence MRKESKEIEFKEKISKSYLKTVSAYSNYKDGKIIFGINDNGEIIGLEKVTENKLNIENTINDSIKPKPEYTLDIEKIEGKSCIVLNVKKGDFPPYYYNGKAYKRNDTSTVEVDIVELNRMILQGSNLDYEAIKIENEKLEFKFLEKKLKEIVGIKELNLDILKTLNLYENKKFNIAAELFADNNNRKFSGIDIVVLGENINKILFRENIERKSILEQYSDAISTFERYYEYEEIVGAERVTKEKISKEAFRESVANAIVHRLWDINANIKIVMSNDKIEIISPGSLPSGMSEDEYMRGYVSVLRNPIIANIFYRLGIIEKFGTGIKRIKYEYRENFVKPSFEIYENSIRITLPIIETVPSNLVNGEVKVFEILKKHEKLSRKEIEELSEYSKSKVIRSINGLIEKSIVEQVGKGRSVKYQLKR encoded by the coding sequence ATGAGAAAAGAGAGCAAAGAAATAGAATTTAAGGAAAAAATAAGTAAAAGTTATTTGAAAACAGTTTCTGCTTATTCTAATTATAAAGATGGAAAAATAATTTTTGGGATAAACGATAATGGAGAAATTATAGGGCTGGAAAAAGTGACAGAAAATAAACTTAATATAGAAAACACCATTAACGACAGTATAAAACCTAAGCCGGAATATACATTAGATATTGAAAAAATAGAAGGAAAAAGTTGTATTGTCTTAAATGTGAAAAAAGGGGATTTTCCGCCATATTATTACAATGGTAAAGCCTATAAAAGAAATGATACATCAACAGTTGAAGTAGACATAGTTGAATTGAACAGGATGATATTACAGGGAAGTAATCTAGATTATGAAGCAATTAAAATAGAAAACGAAAAATTAGAATTTAAGTTTTTAGAAAAAAAATTAAAAGAAATAGTAGGAATAAAAGAACTGAACCTGGATATATTAAAAACATTGAATTTATATGAAAATAAAAAATTTAATATAGCTGCTGAACTTTTTGCAGACAATAATAATAGAAAATTTTCTGGAATTGATATAGTAGTTTTAGGTGAAAATATAAATAAAATATTATTTAGGGAAAATATTGAAAGAAAATCCATACTTGAACAATATTCTGACGCAATCAGTACATTTGAAAGATATTATGAATATGAAGAAATAGTGGGAGCTGAGCGTGTAACAAAAGAAAAAATTTCAAAAGAAGCTTTCAGGGAATCTGTTGCAAATGCAATAGTTCATAGATTGTGGGATATAAATGCGAATATAAAAATAGTAATGTCAAATGATAAAATTGAAATTATATCACCAGGAAGTTTACCTTCAGGAATGTCTGAAGATGAATATATGAGAGGATATGTTTCAGTTTTAAGAAATCCCATAATAGCAAATATTTTTTATAGACTAGGAATAATTGAAAAATTTGGAACAGGAATAAAAAGAATAAAATATGAATACAGGGAAAATTTTGTAAAACCGTCTTTTGAGATATATGAAAATAGCATAAGAATAACTTTACCAATAATTGAAACAGTTCCAAGTAATTTAGTTAACGGTGAAGTAAAAGTTTTTGAAATTCTTAAAAAGCATGAAAAATTAAGTAGAAAAGAAATCGAAGAATTAAGTGAATATAGTAAATCAAAAGTTATAAGATCGATAAATGGTTTAATTGAGAAAAGTATTGTTGAGCAGGTAGGAAAAGGGCGTTCAGTAAAATATCAGTTGAAAAGATAA
- a CDS encoding helix-turn-helix domain-containing protein, with amino-acid sequence MFILLYLELYFPHNIRRQKEEKELLIDEIAYLVGYTELSSFYRAFKGWIGKTVLQYRKEKE; translated from the coding sequence GTGTTTATATTACTTTACTTGGAATTGTACTTCCCGCACAATATAAGGCGGCAAAAAGAAGAAAAGGAACTTTTAATTGATGAAATAGCCTATCTGGTTGGATATACGGAACTTTCATCGTTTTATCGTGCATTTAAAGGATGGATAGGGAAAACAGTATTGCAGTATAGAAAAGAAAAAGAATAA
- a CDS encoding TMEM175 family protein — translation MNKERLAAFMDAVLAIIMTILILELKKPETATLKALWNLRVDFFAYTLSFFWLGTMWVNLHNEWHKIKYITPSIVWVNVVLLFFSSFFPYVTSFVTLYYNSSVAQGFYGVIVLAVTFCNIISLYLIEKVNKHDKESQESLKTMIRWIKVNISIKIIGLIISCIFYPPAMMISVYITLLGIVLPAQYKAAKRRKGTFN, via the coding sequence ATGAATAAAGAAAGATTGGCAGCTTTTATGGATGCTGTACTTGCAATTATTATGACAATTCTTATATTAGAACTGAAAAAACCTGAAACAGCAACTTTAAAAGCACTTTGGAATCTGAGAGTAGATTTTTTTGCATATACGCTTTCATTTTTCTGGCTTGGAACAATGTGGGTAAATCTGCATAATGAATGGCATAAAATAAAATATATTACACCATCAATTGTCTGGGTAAATGTAGTACTACTTTTCTTTTCCTCGTTTTTTCCATATGTAACTTCTTTTGTCACTTTATATTATAACAGTAGTGTAGCGCAAGGATTTTATGGGGTAATAGTTCTGGCTGTTACATTCTGCAATATAATTTCGTTGTATCTGATAGAAAAGGTAAATAAACATGATAAAGAATCGCAGGAATCATTAAAAACAATGATAAGATGGATAAAAGTTAATATAAGTATAAAAATAATTGGGTTAATAATATCGTGTATATTTTATCCGCCTGCAATGATGATAAGTGTTTATATTACTTTACTTGGAATTGTACTTCCCGCACAATATAAGGCGGCAAAAAGAAGAAAAGGAACTTTTAATTGA
- a CDS encoding LysR family transcriptional regulator — protein MIELEQLKQLIAFATYGTLSKAAEELYISQPALSRSIQKLEKTLGVELFDRKKNKMELNENGKTVIQYAEKILNLVDQMEEKVNKNNLVQNNFSIGSCAPAPLWDMISLFGRFYPEKYILHKIENNLQLFEKLKNGSYQMIILSEPVDNSEFFCIKYKTEQLFLSVPLQHPLAKKKEIHFSDITDDRMLLFNPIGIWKDVVLEKMPNMNFLIQSDRIIYQELAKMQNLLHFRSNFTLEREDNFKNNISIPIIDKEAKMTFYCVCKKNIKNEIEKLFDSFSKNS, from the coding sequence ATGATAGAATTGGAACAACTAAAACAGCTTATTGCGTTTGCAACATATGGAACATTATCAAAAGCTGCTGAAGAATTGTATATTTCACAGCCTGCCCTTTCCCGTTCGATACAAAAGCTGGAAAAAACTTTGGGGGTTGAACTTTTTGACAGGAAAAAAAATAAGATGGAATTAAATGAAAATGGAAAAACTGTTATCCAGTACGCAGAAAAAATACTTAATCTTGTAGATCAAATGGAAGAAAAAGTTAATAAAAATAATCTGGTTCAAAATAATTTTTCAATTGGTTCATGTGCTCCGGCTCCATTGTGGGATATGATTTCATTATTTGGAAGATTTTATCCTGAAAAATATATTCTTCATAAAATAGAAAATAATCTTCAGTTATTTGAAAAACTTAAAAATGGCAGTTATCAGATGATCATACTTTCTGAACCTGTTGATAATTCTGAATTTTTCTGCATAAAATACAAAACTGAACAATTATTTTTATCAGTTCCTTTGCAGCATCCACTGGCTAAAAAGAAGGAAATACATTTTTCAGATATTACAGATGACAGAATGCTCTTATTCAATCCAATAGGAATATGGAAGGATGTAGTTTTAGAAAAAATGCCTAATATGAACTTTCTTATCCAAAGTGACAGGATTATTTATCAGGAATTAGCTAAAATGCAAAATTTACTACATTTCCGTTCAAATTTCACACTTGAACGTGAAGACAATTTCAAAAATAATATTTCAATTCCGATTATTGATAAAGAAGCAAAAATGACTTTCTACTGTGTCTGTAAGAAAAATATAAAAAATGAAATTGAGAAACTTTTTGATAGTTTTAGTAAAAATTCTTAA